A single region of the Marinobacter salinisoli genome encodes:
- a CDS encoding tellurite resistance TerB family protein, with protein MIEQLKKLFAAPEPQAQKPDAHQLAIASTALMLQLSRIDRDQDDRELQTIIECAVAEHQVSRDEAEAILEDALSHADDATSLYEFTGQINEHFDQEAKQALLVNIWQVAFADGRIDKYEEHLIRRMAELLHLNHREYMQARHSAEAKRQQ; from the coding sequence ATGATTGAACAGCTGAAGAAACTCTTTGCCGCACCAGAACCACAGGCTCAGAAGCCCGATGCCCATCAATTAGCGATCGCATCGACAGCCCTGATGCTGCAGCTGTCGCGTATCGACCGGGACCAGGACGATCGCGAGCTGCAGACCATCATTGAGTGCGCTGTAGCTGAGCATCAGGTGTCGCGGGACGAAGCAGAGGCTATCCTTGAAGATGCCCTCAGTCATGCCGATGACGCCACGTCTCTTTACGAGTTCACCGGCCAGATCAACGAGCACTTTGATCAGGAAGCCAAGCAGGCACTGTTGGTGAACATCTGGCAGGTGGCCTTTGCCGATGGGCGCATTGATAAATACGAAGAGCATCTGATCCGACGCATGGCCGAATTACTGCACCTGAACCACCGGGAATACATGCAGGCCCGGCATTCGGCAGAAGCCAAAAGACAGCAGTAA
- the tal gene encoding transaldolase — MNKLEQLKTMTTVVADTGDLDAIAQWRPEDATTNPSLLLKAAASDAYRPMLDKAVAEAQRHGGSDAEQLTMATDTLAVLAGKEILGLIPGVVSTEVDARLSFDTSATLERARRMVDLYDRHGVDTGRVLIKIASTWEGIRAAEQLEKEGIRCNLTLLFSFIQAAACAQAGAFLISPFVGRILDWHLANSDRQQFAPAEDPGVLSVSRIYNYYKTHGYDTVVMGASFRNTGEIEMLAGCDRLTISPALLQELQDDQGSLTRQLTGDGASSHERLQAIDESLFRWESNEDAMATEKLADGIRRFAADQIELENRVRRLAKAA; from the coding sequence ATGAACAAGCTCGAGCAGTTAAAAACCATGACCACGGTGGTTGCCGATACTGGTGATCTGGACGCCATTGCGCAATGGCGACCGGAAGACGCTACCACCAACCCTTCGCTGCTGCTCAAGGCAGCGGCGTCAGACGCCTACCGCCCCATGCTGGACAAGGCCGTGGCCGAGGCCCAGCGCCACGGAGGGTCGGATGCCGAGCAGCTCACCATGGCTACCGACACCCTGGCTGTTCTGGCTGGCAAAGAAATCCTTGGCCTGATTCCAGGCGTTGTATCCACCGAAGTAGACGCCCGCCTTTCCTTCGACACCAGCGCCACGCTCGAGCGCGCACGTCGGATGGTAGACCTGTACGATCGCCATGGTGTGGATACCGGCCGTGTCCTTATCAAGATTGCCTCCACGTGGGAAGGCATACGAGCGGCAGAACAGCTGGAGAAAGAAGGTATTCGCTGTAACCTGACCCTGTTGTTCTCGTTCATTCAAGCTGCGGCCTGCGCCCAGGCCGGCGCATTTCTGATATCGCCCTTTGTGGGCCGGATTCTGGACTGGCATCTGGCCAACAGCGACCGTCAGCAGTTCGCGCCAGCGGAGGATCCCGGCGTGCTCTCTGTCTCCCGCATCTATAATTATTACAAGACCCACGGCTACGACACGGTGGTTATGGGTGCCAGCTTCCGAAACACCGGTGAAATCGAAATGCTGGCAGGTTGTGATCGCCTGACCATCAGCCCCGCCCTGCTTCAGGAATTGCAGGACGATCAGGGTTCACTCACGCGCCAACTGACCGGCGATGGTGCCAGCTCGCATGAACGTCTGCAGGCCATAGACGAATCCCTGTTCCGCTGGGAATCCAACGAAGATGCCATGGCGACGGAGAAACTGGCCGATGGCATCCGGCGGTTTGCCGCAGATCAGATTGAACTTGAAAATCGGGTAAGACGCTTGGCAAAAGCGGCCTGA
- a CDS encoding CIA30 family protein produces MKDTLNTSKGNTTLVTFNSQGKALEWNSLGDQVMGGQSDGKLTSSAEGVGLFHGTVRLDNGGGFASVKADLPEAFDASRYTGIEFLALGDGKTYKVGLRNGTDRHSIVYQHAFTPDMEDWSRIRLPFSEFIPTWRGKTVTDAEPLNLAHLASVSLFVSGRQVGAFQLRMQDWVLF; encoded by the coding sequence ATGAAAGACACGCTCAATACCAGCAAAGGCAACACTACCCTGGTTACGTTCAATAGCCAGGGCAAAGCACTGGAATGGAACTCCCTCGGTGATCAGGTCATGGGCGGACAATCCGACGGCAAGCTGACCAGTTCCGCGGAAGGGGTCGGGCTCTTTCATGGCACAGTCCGGCTCGATAACGGCGGCGGCTTTGCCTCCGTCAAAGCCGACCTGCCGGAAGCATTCGATGCTTCCCGTTACACAGGTATCGAGTTTCTTGCTCTCGGCGACGGCAAAACCTACAAGGTCGGCCTTCGGAACGGCACGGACCGGCACAGCATTGTATACCAGCACGCGTTCACCCCAGATATGGAAGACTGGAGCCGCATCCGGCTCCCCTTCAGTGAATTCATACCGACCTGGCGCGGCAAGACAGTGACCGATGCAGAACCGCTGAATCTTGCGCACCTGGCTTCAGTGAGCCTTTTCGTTTCGGGCCGACAGGTTGGCGCGTTCCAACTGAGGATGCAGGATTGGGTTCTATTCTGA
- the dusA gene encoding tRNA dihydrouridine(20/20a) synthase DusA, giving the protein MMDWTTSHYRYLARLLSRNTLLYTEMVTTGALIHGDTERFLRHEEAEYPLALQLGGSDAKELAHCAALAEKFGFDEVNLNVGCPSDRVQNNMIGACLMGHPQKVAEGVQAMIEATNLPVTVKHRIGIDGRESWDDLCEFIETVAEAGCKTFIVHARIAILDGLSPKENREIPPLKYDWVYRLKQKYPHLEIIINGGIKTFDECHEHLRHTDGVMLGREAYHNPWLLAGVDPEFFGESSPVQTRHDALRAMFPFIESELARGVYLGHMTRHLLGLFHGQPGGRQFRRHISENAHKPGAGLEVVQAALEKVREPEPTMIAEA; this is encoded by the coding sequence ATGATGGATTGGACCACCTCCCATTATCGCTACCTGGCCCGTTTGCTCAGCCGCAATACCCTGCTCTACACCGAGATGGTCACTACCGGCGCGTTGATTCATGGCGACACCGAGCGGTTTTTGCGCCATGAGGAGGCCGAGTACCCGCTTGCGCTGCAGCTTGGCGGCAGTGATGCGAAGGAGCTGGCGCACTGTGCGGCGCTGGCCGAGAAGTTCGGGTTTGATGAGGTCAACCTGAACGTGGGCTGCCCCAGTGACCGGGTGCAGAACAACATGATCGGCGCCTGCCTGATGGGGCATCCGCAGAAGGTGGCCGAAGGCGTTCAGGCGATGATTGAGGCGACCAATCTGCCGGTTACGGTGAAGCACCGGATCGGCATCGATGGCCGTGAATCCTGGGACGATCTGTGTGAGTTCATTGAAACGGTGGCCGAAGCTGGCTGTAAAACCTTTATCGTGCACGCCCGCATTGCGATATTGGATGGCCTGAGCCCCAAGGAAAACCGGGAAATCCCACCGTTGAAATATGACTGGGTATACCGCCTGAAGCAAAAGTACCCGCATCTGGAAATCATCATCAACGGTGGCATCAAGACGTTTGACGAGTGCCATGAACACCTGCGCCACACCGACGGCGTGATGCTGGGCCGGGAGGCGTACCACAATCCCTGGTTGCTGGCCGGCGTGGATCCGGAGTTCTTTGGCGAAAGCTCGCCTGTGCAGACTCGCCATGACGCCCTGCGGGCCATGTTTCCGTTCATCGAATCCGAGCTGGCCCGGGGCGTTTACCTTGGGCATATGACCCGCCACCTGCTGGGCCTGTTCCATGGCCAGCCCGGCGGCCGGCAATTCCGTCGCCACATCAGCGAGAACGCTCACAAACCGGGCGCTGGACTGGAGGTGGTTCAAGCCGCCCTGGAAAAGGTCCGCGAGCCGGAACCGACCATGATTGCGGAAGCTTAA
- a CDS encoding condensin complex protein MksE, producing the protein MPDFSDVTETNEAGERTAPDSHFDQILPAHSAAIYREFQAGRVIVREIWDKNRSELQANPLYNLLFNHLSHFRTFYEHLGSELVFNEAGNFFFLKESSDDESEEHDENAFRVQVVLLLIGRYFARSGRDLDYLGRPDAGLSEQDFNAMASDEEYQDILRAARFEKGMPEALDYLDKRNLLFRSGTNRWFLSSAGLYFLQELVREYEQ; encoded by the coding sequence ATGCCTGATTTTTCTGACGTGACGGAAACCAACGAAGCCGGTGAACGCACCGCCCCGGATAGCCACTTTGACCAGATCCTGCCGGCTCATAGTGCCGCCATCTACCGCGAATTTCAGGCCGGCCGGGTGATCGTGCGGGAGATCTGGGACAAGAACCGTTCCGAGCTGCAGGCCAATCCGCTCTACAACCTGCTGTTCAACCACCTGTCTCACTTCCGGACTTTCTACGAGCATCTGGGCAGCGAGTTGGTGTTCAACGAAGCCGGTAACTTTTTCTTCCTGAAGGAAAGCAGCGACGACGAAAGCGAAGAGCATGACGAGAACGCCTTCCGGGTGCAGGTGGTACTGCTGCTGATTGGCCGCTATTTCGCTCGCAGCGGGCGAGACCTGGACTATCTGGGGCGCCCGGATGCCGGGCTGAGCGAGCAGGACTTCAATGCCATGGCGAGTGATGAGGAATATCAGGATATCCTCAGAGCCGCGCGCTTTGAGAAGGGTATGCCAGAAGCTCTGGACTACCTGGATAAACGCAATCTGTTGTTCCGATCCGGTACCAACCGCTGGTTCCTGAGTTCCGCCGGTCTGTATTTTTTGCAGGAACTGGTGCGGGAATATGAGCAGTGA
- a CDS encoding 3-deoxy-7-phosphoheptulonate synthase, producing the protein MLAILHPDTRLDSDSYRQTMNHLENLPGVSVRVHEVQGTSQRLTEIYLLGDTKSLSKDEIEALPAVERVIRISDDYRILGRHKDDRRQSGFTYNGVEFSQSNLNIFAGLCAVDIPEHVEIMMRALEQHGQLCTRMGAYKPRTNPYSFQGHGKGCLPWVFEKAGKHGIKVIAMEITHESHIEEIDSCLEALGRPTGVMLQVGTRNTQNFELLKAIGRQSTYPVLLKRGFGITLNESLNAAEYLASEGNANVIFCLRGMKTEAGQPHRNMVDFAHVPAVKRLTRMPVCVDPSHSVGSRDKSPDGILDVMHATAQGVIAGANMVLVDFHPKPEKALVDGPQALLMDELPAYLEDIKLCHDTWKKRQAIYQRLEGNPTE; encoded by the coding sequence ATGTTAGCGATCCTTCATCCCGATACCAGGCTGGACAGCGACAGCTATCGCCAGACCATGAACCACCTGGAAAACCTGCCAGGGGTGTCTGTGCGGGTTCACGAAGTCCAGGGGACCAGCCAGCGGCTGACCGAAATCTACCTGCTTGGCGACACCAAATCCCTGAGCAAGGACGAGATTGAAGCCCTGCCGGCGGTGGAGCGGGTAATCCGGATTTCAGACGATTACCGGATCCTCGGCCGTCACAAGGACGATCGACGGCAAAGTGGCTTCACCTATAACGGCGTGGAATTCAGCCAGTCCAACCTGAATATCTTTGCTGGCCTGTGCGCCGTGGACATTCCCGAGCATGTGGAAATCATGATGCGGGCGCTGGAACAGCATGGCCAGCTCTGCACCCGCATGGGCGCCTACAAGCCGCGCACCAACCCTTACTCTTTCCAGGGCCACGGCAAGGGCTGCCTGCCCTGGGTGTTCGAAAAGGCCGGCAAGCATGGCATCAAGGTGATTGCCATGGAGATCACCCACGAGAGCCACATCGAAGAAATCGATTCCTGCCTCGAGGCCCTTGGCCGGCCAACGGGAGTGATGCTTCAGGTCGGCACCCGTAACACGCAGAATTTTGAACTGCTGAAAGCCATTGGCCGCCAAAGCACTTACCCCGTGCTGCTGAAACGGGGCTTCGGTATTACCCTGAACGAATCCCTGAATGCGGCGGAATACCTGGCAAGCGAAGGCAACGCCAACGTCATTTTCTGCCTGCGGGGAATGAAAACGGAAGCCGGCCAGCCCCATCGCAACATGGTGGATTTTGCGCACGTGCCCGCAGTGAAACGCCTGACCCGCATGCCCGTCTGTGTCGACCCGTCGCACTCGGTGGGCAGCCGTGACAAATCCCCGGATGGTATTCTGGATGTGATGCACGCGACCGCTCAGGGTGTTATCGCAGGCGCCAACATGGTGCTGGTGGATTTCCATCCGAAACCGGAAAAAGCGCTCGTGGACGGGCCACAGGCTCTGCTGATGGACGAGTTACCGGCTTACCTGGAAGACATCAAGCTTTGCCACGACACCTGGAAGAAGCGCCAGGCCATTTACCAACGCCTTGAAGGTAATCCAACGGAATGA
- a CDS encoding glycerophosphodiester phosphodiesterase has translation MIVYGHRGAKGEAPENTLPGFVHAYRHGIRHFELDLVLSKDGKPVLLHDLTVDRTTSHRGSVSSFTAHELAGMDARNNTSSWPAPVGVPSLEDLLNQFDDLEHLQLEVKADKRHRLNVLCNRLTEVIQRRDLYQKVAITSSDTWFLKEVRRRNKNIRIGLVAERKFPKPLSMALKLGCDYLCLNWKLCSKTLVENANRRGLHVSVWTVNRIHDMLVMEEMGVDSIITDYPTSTRMFFDNRAKSQLALPNATNEMIAASEALTAR, from the coding sequence ATGATTGTATACGGCCACAGGGGTGCTAAAGGAGAGGCCCCCGAAAACACCCTGCCAGGTTTTGTACACGCCTACCGGCATGGTATCCGCCACTTTGAACTGGACCTTGTGTTGTCCAAAGACGGTAAACCCGTGCTTTTGCACGATCTGACTGTCGATCGCACCACCAGCCACAGAGGCAGCGTCTCCAGCTTTACGGCTCACGAGCTGGCCGGCATGGACGCTCGCAACAACACCAGTTCCTGGCCTGCGCCCGTCGGTGTTCCCAGCCTGGAAGATCTGCTGAACCAGTTCGATGATCTGGAGCACCTCCAGCTTGAGGTGAAGGCCGACAAGCGTCATCGCCTGAATGTGCTGTGCAACCGGTTAACCGAAGTCATTCAGCGCCGGGACCTGTATCAGAAGGTCGCCATCACCTCGTCCGACACCTGGTTTCTCAAAGAGGTGCGCCGCCGCAACAAGAACATCCGTATCGGGCTTGTGGCCGAGCGCAAATTTCCGAAGCCCCTGAGCATGGCGCTCAAACTGGGCTGCGATTATCTGTGCCTGAACTGGAAACTGTGCTCGAAAACCCTGGTGGAGAATGCCAATCGCCGGGGATTGCATGTGTCGGTATGGACCGTCAACCGCATTCACGACATGCTGGTGATGGAGGAAATGGGCGTCGATAGCATCATTACGGACTACCCGACCAGTACCCGCATGTTCTTCGACAACCGGGCAAAGTCCCAGTTGGCCCTGCCCAATGCAACGAATGAAATGATAGCGGCCAGCGAGGCGCTGACCGCCCGCTGA
- a CDS encoding DUF3427 domain-containing protein encodes MKETLAYYNNNAEAFVESTFHVSMEELYQDFLAQVPEGGHILDAGCGSGRDALHFSNKGYRVSAFDGSEAVVSLAREKTSLSVQHRHFSDIKETNTYDGIWACASLLHLSHAEVPAAIEQLWQALKPDGVFYMSFKIGKGERNNNGRHFTDADETTAEQWIQDLTGMETCQMWRTDDQRPDRQERWLNVLLTKAPSSHSKLTIGGKEHNFLPKLCQAIKAADQIDMAVAFVKTTGLNLLFPDLVGALQREPDAARIRILTSDYLDITDTEALRKLILLQDHGAQVRIFQSRGNSFHLKAYLFAGHAENQQMWGRAFIGSSNISRQALQDGLEWNYQVDYPSESGYLEAISRFEELLQHPNVVPLSDSWIDDYEKRRNPPVQRVEPGSDEKQEVPVPNAVQSEALQALNLTRQEGYRRGLVVLATGLGKTWLSAFDAVQTGARRILFVAHREEILYQAAETYLRIKPDSRVGFYMGKQRDRTVDILCASVQTIGKEIHLERFDPRHFDYIVVDEFHHASAPIYHRLLSHFAPQFLLGLTATPDRTDRSDILSLCDDNLVFEYPLFDGVKGEFLVPFHYYGIYDDTVNYTEIPWRNGKFDPNLLANKLATLGRARHALKVWQQHKQSRTLAFCVSRAHADFMAGQFEKQGVKAAAVHGESEMSRGEALELLGSGQLEVIFSVDLFNEGVDLPAIDTVLLLRPTESKVLFLQQIGRGLRKSPETGKDKLVILDFVGNHQSFLHKPQALIGQAMNHRQLAEFARKAEKGQLDLPDGCYINYDLEVIGFLKGLDQKGAEKDYQALKDTLGRRPTLTEYYHFGASVVKTRKQHGSWFGLVRDMEDLTEAERELMTRHEGFLLEVETTSMSKSFKMILLEAFQEMDGWRKPPELGDLAQVSWQILKRRPKLFAELAKGVKDADGSSTQWQQYWKKNPVDHWTNKTPAVFEVRNDEFKPTFTLDTNQISVFEEMVRELIEYRLSSYEARQSTKDVPSTVQNVIPVTPSGAELPYFPTLKIACGHFRNSSADEPEYRSIGFGHGRINPNRHFIARASGNSMNGGKNPIRDGDYLLLEQIDSNKAGSITNKTLAIERLDEAGDTQYLLRTVQKTPSGEYVLKAANPSYEDIVVTPELSEQFRTFARLEGVVEPLEMALGQEIPREKIPELFGATFNPGNWQSGHVFLKDANAHVLLVTLNKQGKGVQHRYVDHWIDDQTFHWQSQNSTMPQSKRGRELIEHQKLGLSVHLFVRDNKLRNGKAAPFTYFGPVEYESHEGSGPMSVIFRLNSTD; translated from the coding sequence ATGAAGGAAACGCTGGCCTATTACAACAACAACGCCGAAGCGTTTGTGGAATCAACGTTTCACGTCAGCATGGAAGAGCTTTATCAGGACTTCTTGGCGCAAGTTCCAGAGGGTGGGCACATTCTAGATGCGGGATGTGGCTCTGGACGGGACGCGTTGCATTTCAGCAATAAGGGATATCGAGTTTCTGCTTTCGATGGATCGGAGGCCGTTGTCTCTCTGGCTCGAGAAAAGACCAGCTTGTCGGTTCAGCATCGCCACTTTTCGGACATCAAAGAAACCAATACATACGATGGGATTTGGGCCTGTGCCAGCCTCCTCCACTTATCTCATGCCGAAGTGCCGGCAGCCATTGAACAGTTGTGGCAAGCGCTGAAGCCGGACGGCGTTTTCTACATGAGTTTCAAGATTGGCAAGGGAGAGCGTAACAACAACGGCAGGCACTTCACTGATGCTGACGAAACTACTGCCGAGCAGTGGATCCAGGACCTAACAGGAATGGAAACTTGTCAGATGTGGCGCACTGATGATCAACGCCCAGATAGACAAGAACGGTGGTTGAACGTTCTTCTAACCAAAGCACCGTCTTCACACAGTAAGTTGACGATTGGTGGGAAAGAACACAATTTTCTGCCCAAGCTCTGTCAGGCTATAAAAGCTGCTGATCAAATTGATATGGCAGTAGCCTTTGTGAAAACTACTGGCTTGAACCTTTTGTTCCCCGATCTAGTGGGTGCGCTGCAAAGAGAGCCAGATGCGGCACGTATCCGGATTCTCACCAGCGACTATCTGGATATCACGGACACGGAGGCCCTCAGAAAGCTTATTCTGCTGCAAGACCATGGAGCTCAGGTTCGCATTTTTCAGAGCCGGGGAAATAGCTTCCATTTGAAAGCCTACCTATTCGCTGGTCACGCTGAGAACCAGCAAATGTGGGGCAGGGCGTTCATAGGGTCCAGTAACATCAGTAGGCAAGCGCTCCAAGATGGTTTGGAGTGGAACTATCAAGTGGATTATCCCTCAGAGTCAGGTTATCTGGAGGCTATCAGCCGGTTTGAGGAGCTCTTGCAGCACCCAAATGTGGTGCCGCTGTCTGATTCGTGGATTGATGATTACGAGAAACGGAGAAATCCGCCGGTCCAACGAGTAGAACCGGGCAGCGATGAAAAACAAGAAGTACCCGTTCCGAATGCTGTTCAAAGCGAGGCTCTGCAAGCTCTGAACCTAACCCGTCAGGAGGGGTATCGTAGAGGTTTGGTGGTGTTAGCAACTGGCCTCGGGAAAACCTGGCTGTCTGCCTTTGATGCGGTACAGACGGGCGCTCGCAGAATTCTCTTTGTTGCCCACCGGGAAGAAATTCTTTACCAAGCTGCTGAGACCTATTTGCGGATCAAGCCGGATAGCCGCGTTGGTTTCTACATGGGCAAGCAGCGAGACCGAACGGTCGATATCCTCTGTGCTTCGGTCCAGACAATCGGTAAGGAAATACATCTGGAACGATTCGACCCACGTCATTTCGATTACATCGTGGTCGATGAATTTCATCACGCTTCCGCGCCTATTTATCATCGGCTCCTCAGTCACTTCGCTCCCCAGTTTTTGCTGGGGTTAACAGCAACGCCGGACAGGACAGACCGCTCCGATATTCTCTCGTTGTGTGACGACAACTTGGTCTTTGAATATCCGCTGTTTGACGGCGTAAAGGGTGAATTCCTCGTACCTTTCCATTACTACGGTATTTACGACGATACCGTAAATTACACCGAGATCCCCTGGCGTAACGGAAAGTTCGATCCCAACCTGTTGGCCAATAAGCTTGCGACGCTGGGGCGGGCTCGTCACGCGCTGAAAGTTTGGCAACAGCACAAGCAAAGCCGGACCCTGGCATTCTGTGTCTCCAGGGCCCATGCCGATTTCATGGCGGGCCAGTTCGAGAAACAGGGCGTTAAGGCAGCGGCCGTTCATGGTGAGTCAGAGATGTCTCGCGGCGAGGCCCTGGAGCTGTTGGGTAGTGGCCAGCTTGAGGTGATCTTCTCGGTGGACCTTTTTAATGAAGGCGTTGATTTGCCGGCCATCGACACGGTTTTGCTTCTGCGTCCAACGGAATCCAAGGTCCTGTTTCTGCAGCAGATTGGCCGCGGCCTTCGGAAAAGCCCGGAAACCGGAAAAGATAAACTGGTGATTTTGGACTTTGTTGGTAACCACCAAAGCTTCCTTCATAAACCCCAGGCGTTGATTGGCCAAGCGATGAACCACCGGCAGCTAGCAGAGTTTGCTCGCAAAGCTGAAAAGGGCCAGCTGGATTTGCCAGACGGCTGCTATATCAATTATGACCTGGAAGTGATCGGCTTCCTGAAAGGTCTTGATCAGAAAGGGGCTGAGAAAGACTACCAGGCGCTAAAGGACACGCTTGGGCGACGCCCGACGCTGACGGAGTACTATCACTTTGGTGCGAGTGTTGTAAAAACGCGCAAACAACACGGTAGTTGGTTCGGCTTAGTACGCGACATGGAGGATTTGACCGAAGCTGAGCGAGAACTGATGACCCGGCATGAAGGCTTTCTGCTCGAAGTTGAGACCACTTCAATGAGCAAATCCTTCAAGATGATATTACTGGAAGCGTTTCAAGAAATGGATGGCTGGCGGAAGCCGCCCGAGTTAGGGGATTTGGCGCAAGTATCTTGGCAAATTCTGAAACGCAGGCCGAAGCTCTTCGCTGAGCTTGCCAAAGGGGTAAAAGATGCTGATGGCTCATCAACTCAATGGCAACAGTACTGGAAGAAGAATCCCGTCGATCACTGGACCAACAAAACTCCAGCCGTTTTCGAGGTCCGTAATGACGAATTTAAGCCAACGTTTACACTGGACACCAATCAAATCAGCGTTTTCGAAGAAATGGTGCGAGAGCTGATTGAGTATCGCCTCTCATCCTATGAAGCACGCCAGTCGACCAAGGACGTTCCCTCCACAGTGCAAAATGTCATTCCTGTTACCCCCTCTGGAGCTGAGCTACCTTATTTTCCCACGCTAAAGATTGCGTGTGGCCATTTTAGAAACAGCTCTGCAGACGAACCCGAATACAGGTCGATCGGTTTCGGTCATGGACGAATTAATCCAAATCGACATTTCATCGCAAGGGCTTCCGGGAACTCTATGAACGGAGGCAAAAATCCGATTCGCGATGGAGACTATTTGTTGCTGGAGCAAATAGATTCAAACAAAGCGGGCTCAATCACTAACAAAACACTGGCTATCGAACGGCTTGATGAAGCTGGCGACACTCAATATCTGCTGAGAACAGTTCAGAAAACACCGAGTGGCGAGTACGTGCTCAAGGCGGCTAACCCAAGTTACGAGGATATTGTGGTCACTCCTGAGTTGAGTGAGCAGTTTCGAACGTTCGCCCGCCTAGAAGGTGTTGTTGAACCGCTGGAAATGGCTCTTGGACAGGAAATCCCGAGAGAGAAGATTCCGGAATTATTCGGAGCGACTTTTAATCCCGGCAATTGGCAAAGCGGACACGTCTTCCTGAAAGATGCCAATGCCCATGTTTTGTTGGTGACGTTAAACAAGCAGGGCAAAGGCGTCCAGCACCGCTATGTCGATCATTGGATTGATGATCAAACATTTCATTGGCAGAGCCAGAACTCAACAATGCCTCAAAGCAAGCGCGGTCGGGAACTGATCGAACACCAAAAGCTAGGACTCTCAGTGCATCTATTTGTCCGCGACAATAAGCTGCGTAATGGTAAAGCGGCACCCTTCACTTATTTTGGGCCTGTCGAATATGAGAGCCATGAAGGGAGCGGTCCAATGAGCGTGATTTTCAGACTTAATTCGACGGATTAA
- a CDS encoding NADH:flavin oxidoreductase/NADH oxidase family protein, producing the protein MPQSPLSQSLRLPCGAVLPNRLAKAAMTEGLADDQLHATQRHETLYRRWSDGGAGLLITGNVMIDHRVLERPGNVAIDPAPAEGEPVGMAQLRAWADAGTRNGNHLWMQISHAGRQSPRYVTSRPMGPSAVQLSLMGNYARPRALTEPEILNFIQRFANVARIAKEAGFTGVQVHGAHGYLLSSFLSPVTNQRTDRWGGSLENRARFLLEVVRATRAAVGPEFPVAVKLNSDDFRKGGFTLDECVNVVRWLNEEGIDLLEVSGGTYEQPRLLGYSGDADTASEGPAMRESTRKREAYFLGYAQTIREVCDCPLMVTGGFRTRRFMEEAIASGETDVIGLGRPLCTDPDTPRDLLDGRIEKAVCHEDHVKLAERGFFSPASPLMPLKIINVLGGQAWYYQQIFRLADDKEADPNLGILKAFGAYVKDEMSRARRVKKARRI; encoded by the coding sequence ATGCCCCAATCGCCCCTCTCCCAATCACTAAGGCTCCCCTGCGGAGCAGTCCTGCCAAACCGCCTTGCCAAGGCTGCCATGACCGAGGGGCTGGCAGACGATCAGCTCCACGCCACCCAACGCCATGAAACCCTGTATCGGAGGTGGTCCGATGGCGGAGCGGGGCTGTTGATTACCGGCAACGTGATGATTGATCACCGGGTGTTGGAGCGGCCGGGTAATGTGGCGATTGATCCTGCGCCGGCTGAAGGCGAGCCGGTGGGTATGGCGCAGCTGCGAGCCTGGGCCGATGCGGGCACCCGCAATGGCAACCATTTGTGGATGCAAATTTCCCATGCCGGTCGGCAGTCGCCGCGTTACGTTACCTCCCGCCCGATGGGGCCTTCGGCGGTGCAGCTATCGCTGATGGGCAACTATGCCCGCCCACGGGCACTCACGGAACCGGAGATCCTCAACTTTATCCAGCGCTTTGCCAATGTGGCCCGGATCGCCAAAGAGGCGGGCTTCACCGGCGTTCAGGTGCATGGGGCTCATGGCTATTTGTTGTCGTCTTTTCTGTCGCCGGTCACCAACCAGCGCACCGATCGGTGGGGTGGGTCGCTGGAGAATCGCGCCCGTTTCCTGCTTGAGGTGGTGCGGGCGACGCGCGCCGCTGTGGGGCCGGAGTTTCCGGTGGCGGTAAAGCTGAATTCCGATGATTTCCGCAAGGGCGGCTTTACGCTCGATGAGTGTGTGAACGTGGTGCGCTGGCTCAATGAGGAGGGCATTGATCTGCTGGAGGTTTCCGGTGGCACCTACGAACAGCCGCGTCTGCTTGGGTACAGCGGTGATGCCGACACGGCGAGCGAAGGGCCGGCCATGCGGGAAAGCACTCGCAAGCGGGAGGCTTACTTCCTGGGTTATGCCCAGACAATTCGTGAGGTGTGCGATTGCCCACTGATGGTCACCGGTGGATTCCGGACGCGCAGGTTTATGGAGGAGGCGATTGCCAGCGGCGAAACCGACGTGATTGGCCTGGGCCGGCCGCTCTGCACGGATCCGGATACACCCAGGGATCTTCTTGATGGGCGAATCGAAAAGGCGGTTTGCCATGAAGATCACGTCAAGCTTGCCGAGCGGGGATTTTTCTCGCCGGCCAGTCCGCTGATGCCACTTAAAATAATAAACGTGCTTGGAGGCCAGGCTTGGTACTACCAGCAAATTTTCCGGCTGGCGGATGACAAAGAGGCTGATCCGAACCTGGGTATCCTCAAGGCCTTCGGAGCATACGTGAAGGATGAAATGAGCCGGGCCCGGCGGGTGAAGAAGGCCCGCCGTATATAA